A genome region from Erigeron canadensis isolate Cc75 chromosome 3, C_canadensis_v1, whole genome shotgun sequence includes the following:
- the LOC122593612 gene encoding protein transport protein SFT2-like, with protein sequence MHKTAQSWFSGGPSSQTNSDLSKQTPSVLADWNAYAASSQSDQDLDSSALGFDIESAVRTANDKVSGTFNVVSQGVRGIPGNLQSATSNVPSGQSFVTFGALLAVGVFLVFIAITVFLPVMVLVPQKFAICFTIGCALIIASFFALKGYRTQFAHMTSKERLPITLGFIGSMVGTIYVSMVLHSYVLSVFFSILQVISLSYYAISYFPGGSAGVKIFTSAITSSILRCFGR encoded by the exons atgcataaaacAGCGCAATCGTGGTTCAGCGGAGGTCCAAGCAGCCAAACAAACAGCGATCTATCGAAACAAACACCATCAGTTTTAGCTGATTGGAACGCTTATGCTGCTTCTTCACAGTCTGATCAGGATCTAGATTCTTCCGCTCTCGGTTTCGATATCGAATCCGCTGTTCGAACTGCTAATGATAAGGTTTCCGGCACTTTCAATGT AGTTTCACAGGGTGTGAGGGGCATACCCGGGAATTTACAGTCTGCCACGAGCAATGTACCAAGCGGACAATCTTTTGTGACTTTTGGTGCACTTCTTGCTGTTGGGGTGTTCCTTGTCTTCATTGCGATCACTGTGTTTCTACCAGTTATGGTACTTGTGCCTCAGAAGTTTGCTATATGTTTCACTATTGGCTGTGCCCTCATAATCGCTTCATTTTTTGCTCTTAAAGGATATAGAACTCAGTTTGCTCATATGACATCTAAAGAG AGACTCCCTATTACTTTGGGATTTATTGGCAGCATGGTCGGTACCATTTATGTATCAATGGTGCTTCACAGCTATGTTCTGTCCGTGTTCTTCTCTATATTACAG GTCATCTCACTGTCATACTATGCAATTTCCTACTTTCCTGGAGGGTCTGCTGGTGTTAAAATCTTCACTTCTGCCATCACGTCTTCAATTCTGAGATGCTTTGGGAGGTGA